A genomic window from Punica granatum isolate Tunisia-2019 chromosome 2, ASM765513v2, whole genome shotgun sequence includes:
- the LOC116197625 gene encoding GDSL esterase/lipase At5g03610-like has product MSSLLPLASSLCLLLLLSFLTGKQVVEGHGEDHSHRHHHHHHHHHTHLSNRHAYTFWPTKLFVFGDSYADTGNNRKSESSWKIPYGITFPGKPAGRFSDGRVLTDFIAKSFGLKSPVQYQWRKLIGTKYLEHGMNFAYGGSGVFDTLAPYPNMTAQIDLFEQLLKDDTFCAANVNSSLTVVTLSGNDYSAYKAKNGNVVSLRAFINTVIRQLGANLRRLYELGTRKVVVAALQPLGCLPSSTVATSFQKCNEEVNLLVGLHNQLLHQAVAYLNTQTASSTFVVADIYSSFLSVLNNGTGHGQSKFENPLKPCCVGVSKDFNCGSIERNGTKMYTVCEDPKSSFFWDSAHPTEAGWRAVYSSLSSTLRQL; this is encoded by the exons ATGAGCTCTCTTTTGCCACTGGCCTCCTCCCTCTGCCTCCTGCTTCTGCTCTCATTTCTCACAG GGAAACAAGTGGTCGAGGGCCACGGAGAAGACCACAGCCATCGTCATCAccatcaccaccaccaccaccacacGCATCTTAGCAACAGACATGCCTACACTTTCTGGCCGACAAAGCTGTTCGTGTTCGGGGACTCCTATGCTGATACTGGTAACAACAGGAAGTCCGAGAGCTCTTGGAAGATTCCTTATGGcatcacctttccgggcaagCCCGCCGGCCGCTTCTCCGATGGCCGTGTTCTGACCGACTTCATTG CCAAGTCATTTGGACTGAAGTCTCCGGTCCAGTACCAGTGGAGGAAGCTGATCGGTACCAAGTACCTCGAGCATGGGATGAACTTTGCCTATGGAGGGTCAGGTGTGTTCGATACGCTAGCACCGTACCCGAACATGACGGCTCAGATTGATCTGTTCGAGCAGCTGCTCAAAGACGACACCTTTTGTGCCGCCAATGTGAATTCTTCTTTGACCGTAGTGACCCTCTCCGGCAACGACTACAGTGCTTACAAAGCCAAAAACGGAAACGTTGTG AGCCTGCGGGCATTTATAAATACAGTCATTCGACAACTCGGAGCGAACCTGAGGCGCTTATACGAGCTGGGTACAAGGAAGGTGGTGGTGGCGGCACTCCAGCCCTTGGGGTGCCTTCCCTCGAGCACAGTTGCAACCTCCTTCCAGAAGTGCAATGAAGAAGTGAACTTGCTCGTCGGCCTCCACAACCAGCTCCTCCATCAAGCCGTGGCTTATCTGAACACTCAGACCGCTTCCTCTACTTTCGTCGTGGCGGATATCTACAGCTCTTTCTTGTCGGTGCTTAATAACGGCACAG GACATGGACAATCCAAGTTCGAGAACCCATTGAAGCCATGCTGTGTGGGCGTCAGTAAGGACTTCAACTGCGGGAGCATAGAGAGGAATGGGACGAAGATGTATACGGTTTGCGAGGATCCGAAATCGAGCTTCTTCTGGGACTCGGCCCACCCGACCGAAGCAGGGTGGCGTGCTGTATACTCGAGTCTCTCGTCCACTCTTCGGCAACTCTAA
- the LOC116197559 gene encoding GDSL esterase/lipase At5g03610-like — MRPTKLFVFGDSYADTGNKNITEGRAWKFPYGISFPGRPTGRFSDGILLTDYIARFLMLKTPVTYHWSKFGSRYLNSRIGMNFAYGGTGVYNTSDNDPNMTDQINFFEQQIKDHLYSPADLNSSLALVTLSGNDYSNFQEKNPDGDILGFQFNLTNQLKADLKRIHDLGVKKVAVATLQPVGCLPTVTVSNDYKKCNDSIEMLVSFHNYYVTTAVADLNNQTNSNSSFVVLDLHNGFMSVLTNGTGFPKFEDPMKPCCMGVSSEYNCGDMDKNGTRLYTMCRNPREYFFWDSVHPTQAGWRAVYTTMLPILRKILFF; from the exons ATGCGCCCGACAAAGCTTTTTGTATTCGGTGACTCGTACGCTGACACTGGGAATAAAAATATTACCGAAGGCAGAGCTTGGAAGTTTCCTTATGGAATCAGCTTCCCTGGCAGGCCTACCGGACGTTTCTCTGACGGAATCCTCCTTACCGATTATATTG CGAGGTTCCTTATGTTGAAGACACCGGTGACATATCACTGGAGTAAATTTGGGTCCCGATACCTGAACAGTAGGATAGGGATGAATTTTGCTTACGGAGGGACTGGCGTGTACAACACATCAGATAATGATCCGAACATGACGGATCAAATCAACTTCTTTGAGCAGCAGATCAAAGACCATCTCTATTCACCTGCTGATCTAAACTCATCGTTGGCTCTTGTCACCCTTTCCGGAAATGACTACTCCAACTTTCAAGAAAAGAATCCTGACGGG GATATATTGGGATTTCAATTCAACTTGACGAACCAACTAAAGGCGGATCTGAAGCGAATTCATGATCTTGGGGTGAAGAAGGTGGCTGTGGCGACTCTCCAACCCGTGGGTTGTCTCCCGACGGTCACCGTCTCCAACGACTACAAGAAATGCAATGACAGTATCGAAATGCTTGTCTCATTCCACAATTACTACGTTACTACTGCAGTGGCCGATCTGAACAACCAGACCAACAGTAATTCTAGTTTCGTTGTCCTTGACCTTCACAACGGTTTCATGTCGGTGCTCACTAATGGCACAG GATTTCCGAAGTTCGAGGATCCGATGAAGCCGTGCTGCATGGGTGTAAGCAGCGAGTACAATTGCGGGGACATGGATAAGAATGGAACAAGACTGTACACGATGTGCAGGAATCCAAGGGAATATTTCTTCTGGGACTCGGTCCACCCGACTCAAGCGGGATGGCGCGCCGTTTACACGACCATGCTCCCGATTCTTCGGAAAATCCTCTTCTTTTAG
- the LOC116198055 gene encoding GDSL esterase/lipase At5g03610-like — protein sequence MRFLAIITTTNFSLFLIFVNHIQNYLPVRSSSLFSSSSSSSSSTMRSLWPLVLLLSLLTGKQVVGGSSRGHGQGHSHHHHHHHHHHHHHSHVSNRHVYAFQPTKLFVFGDSYADTGNNNKSLGSSWKIPYGVTFPGNPAGRFSDGRVLTDFLAKTLGLKSPIPYELRKLNPEYLEYGMNFAYGGTGVFDTLAPYPNMTAQITLFEQLLKDNTFSAADVNSSATLVTLSGNDYSYYIARNGTPGPAFITAVVVQLGVNLRRLYELGARKVVVAALQPVGCLPSNTAATSFQKCNETVNSLVGLHNQLLYKAVADLNNQTASSTFVIADLYSSFIAVLNGTGNSEFENPLKPCCAGTSQDFNCGSTDGNGTKMYTVCEDPESSFFWDLNHPTQAGWRAVYSNLSATLGQL from the exons atgaGATTCTTGGCCATAATCACCACCACaaacttctctctctttctcataTTTGTTAATCACATACAAAATTATCTCCCTGTGCGTTCatcttcccttttttcttcttcttcttcttcttcttcctccaccATGAGGTCTCTGTGGCCGCTCGTGCTTCTGCTCTCGCTTCTCACAG GGAAACAAGTGGTCGGGGGCTCGAGTCGTGGGCACGGACAAGGCCACAGccatcaccaccaccaccaccaccaccaccaccaccaccactcGCATGTTAGCAACAGACATGTCTACGCTTTCCAGCCGACAAAGCTGTTCGTGTTCGGGGACTCCTATGCTGATACTGGTAACAACAATAAGTCCCTAGGCAGTTCTTGGAAGATTCCTTATGGCGTCACCTTCCCGGGCAATCCCGCCGGCCGTTTCTCCGATGGCCGTGTTCTGACCGACTTCTTGG CCAAGACTTTGGGACTGAAGTCTCCAATACCGTACGAGTTGAGGAAGCTCAATCCCGAGTACCTCGAGTACGGGATGAACTTTGCCTATGGAGGGACAGGCGTGTTCGATACTCTAGCACCGTACCCAAACATGACGGCTCAGATCACTCTGTTCGAGCAGCTGCTCAAAGACAACACCTTCTCTGCCGCGGATGTGAATTCGTCTGCGACCCTCGTCACCCTCTCCGGCAACGACTACTCCTACTACATCGCCAGGAACGGAACCCCCGGG CCGGCATTTATAACTGCGGTCGTTGTACAACTCGGCGTGAACCTGAGGCGCTTGTACGAGCTGGGCGCGAGGAAGGTGGTGGTGGCGGCACTCCAGCCCGTGGGATGCCTTCCCTCAAACACGGCTGCAACCTCCTTCCAGAAGTGCAATGAAACAGTGAACTCGCTTGTCGGCCTCCACAACCAGCTCCTCTACAAAGCCGTGGCTGATCTGAACAATCAGACCGCTTCCTCTACTTTCGTCATTGCGGATCTCTACAGCTCTTTCATTGCAGTTCTTAACGGCACAG GAAATTCGGAATTCGAGAACCCGCTGAAGCCGTGCTGTGCGGGCACAAGTCAGGACTTCAACTGCGGGAGCACAGACGGGAACGGAACGAAGATGTACACGGTTTGCGAGGATCCGGAATCGAGCTTCTTCTGGGACTTGAACCACCCAACCCAAGCAGGGTGGCGCGCTGTGTACTCGAATCTCTCAGCCACTCTTGGACAACTCTAA